In the Agrococcus sp. Marseille-Q4369 genome, one interval contains:
- the metG gene encoding methionine--tRNA ligase: MSERFTVTTPIYYVNDVPHIGHAYNEVATDVLARWHRMRGDDTWMLTGTDEHGQKIMRTAAANGVSPQEWTDRLVETAWKPQLELLNIANDDFIRTTEERHKAGVRIFLERLKDAGYIYHGEFEGQYCVGCEEYKTANDLVPGTGEFEGQLVCAIHSRPIEVVREANYFFKLSEFGDRLLALYDERPDYVQPEHVRNEVRQFVKQGLTDLSISRNTFDWGIKVPWDESHVVYVWFEALLNYITANGYGVDDEQFARRWPAVHIVGKDIARFHAVIWPAMQMAAGLPISEHVFGHGWLLVGGEKMSKSKATGIEPRQITDVFGVDAFRYYFSSAIAFGSDGSFSWEDLDARYHSELANGLGNLASRVIAMVHKYCDGVVPDVAPDDAIRDLVTDAVGRADSAIDRFAIDQAVDAAMAIVERLNGYITEQAPWVLAKDEAQRDRLAEVLASNVHGIGAAAILLAPIMPASAQALWAAVGGEGDVLEQPIRQAHEWRGTGRVTTVPPLFPRIEQAAPAA, from the coding sequence ATGTCTGAGCGCTTCACGGTGACGACGCCGATCTACTACGTCAACGACGTACCCCACATCGGCCATGCCTACAACGAGGTCGCCACCGACGTCCTCGCCCGCTGGCACCGCATGCGCGGCGACGACACGTGGATGCTCACGGGCACCGACGAGCACGGGCAGAAGATCATGCGCACCGCGGCCGCGAACGGCGTGAGCCCGCAGGAGTGGACCGACCGGCTCGTCGAGACCGCGTGGAAGCCGCAGCTCGAGCTGCTCAACATCGCGAACGACGACTTCATCCGCACGACCGAGGAGCGCCACAAGGCCGGCGTGCGCATCTTCCTCGAGCGGCTCAAGGACGCCGGGTACATCTACCACGGCGAGTTCGAGGGGCAGTACTGCGTCGGCTGCGAGGAGTACAAGACCGCGAACGACCTCGTGCCGGGCACGGGCGAGTTCGAGGGCCAGCTCGTGTGCGCCATCCACTCCCGCCCGATCGAGGTCGTGCGCGAGGCGAACTACTTCTTCAAGCTCAGCGAGTTCGGCGACCGGCTGCTCGCGCTCTACGACGAGCGCCCCGACTACGTGCAGCCCGAGCACGTGCGCAACGAGGTGCGGCAGTTCGTCAAGCAGGGCCTCACCGACCTCTCGATCAGCCGCAACACCTTCGACTGGGGCATCAAGGTGCCGTGGGACGAGAGCCACGTCGTCTACGTCTGGTTCGAGGCGCTCCTCAACTACATCACCGCGAACGGCTACGGCGTCGACGACGAGCAGTTCGCGCGCCGCTGGCCCGCCGTGCACATCGTCGGCAAGGACATCGCGCGCTTCCACGCCGTCATCTGGCCCGCGATGCAGATGGCCGCGGGCCTGCCGATCTCGGAGCACGTCTTCGGCCACGGCTGGCTGCTCGTCGGCGGCGAGAAGATGTCGAAGTCGAAGGCGACCGGCATCGAGCCGCGGCAGATCACCGACGTCTTCGGCGTCGACGCCTTCCGCTACTACTTCTCGTCGGCGATCGCGTTCGGCTCCGACGGCTCCTTCTCGTGGGAGGACCTCGACGCCCGCTACCACTCCGAGCTCGCGAACGGCCTCGGCAACCTCGCCTCGCGCGTCATCGCGATGGTGCACAAGTACTGCGACGGCGTCGTGCCCGACGTCGCGCCGGATGACGCCATCCGGGATCTCGTGACGGATGCGGTGGGTCGCGCCGACAGCGCGATCGACCGCTTCGCGATCGACCAGGCGGTCGACGCGGCGATGGCGATCGTCGAGCGGCTGAACGGCTACATCACCGAGCAGGCGCCGTGGGTGCTCGCGAAGGACGAGGCGCAGCGCGACCGGCTCGCCGAGGTGCTCGCCTCGAACGTGCACGGCATCGGCGCCGCCGCGATCCTGCTCGCGCCGATCATGCCCGCGAGCGCGCAAGCGCTGTGGGCGGCGGTCGGCGGCGAGGGCGACGTGCTCGAGCAGCCGATCCGGCAGGCGCACGAGTGGCGGGGCACGGGCCGCGTGACGACGGTGCCGCCGCTCTTCCCGCGCATCGAGCAGGCGGCGCCCGCGGCGTAG
- a CDS encoding SRPBCC domain-containing protein: MAETTHERVGEQSVVHRREFDASPEQVQRAHTTAELFAQWMGPRGSRLRIDRFEPHTGGRFDYTVETGEGEAGGEWRFWGSYHEVVAGRIVHTWEFQQEPGRPTLEVLEFRELPGGRSALEITSTYASKAACDAMVASGIDGGMDEDFERLDEALALLAR, from the coding sequence ATGGCGGAGACGACCCACGAGCGCGTCGGCGAGCAGTCGGTGGTGCACCGGCGCGAGTTCGATGCGAGTCCCGAGCAGGTGCAGCGCGCGCACACGACGGCTGAGCTCTTCGCGCAGTGGATGGGCCCGCGCGGCTCTCGGCTGCGCATCGACCGCTTCGAGCCGCACACGGGCGGCCGCTTCGACTACACGGTGGAGACGGGGGAGGGCGAGGCAGGCGGCGAGTGGCGCTTCTGGGGCTCCTACCACGAGGTCGTCGCGGGCAGGATCGTGCACACGTGGGAGTTCCAGCAGGAGCCGGGCAGGCCGACGCTCGAGGTGCTCGAGTTCCGCGAGCTGCCGGGCGGCCGCAGCGCGCTCGAGATCACCTCGACCTACGCGTCGAAGGCGGCGTGCGACGCGATGGTCGCCTCGGGCATCGACGGCGGGATGGACGAGGACTTCGAGCGCCTCGACGAGGCGCTCGCGCTGCTCGCCCGCTGA
- a CDS encoding TatD family hydrolase, which produces MTRPDVPEPLGVPIYDNHTHLEIKDGDDFPYWKALDAAGRAGVAGVIQVGGDVESSEWSAALATQDRRVLAAVALHPNEAPGYAEAGTLDEALAVIDRLAAEPRVRAVGETGLDFFRTGEDGRRAQHESFEAHIEIAKRHGIALQIHDRDAHDAVVETLLRVGAPETTVFHCFSGDAALARTAAEHGWYLSFAGTVTFSNAKNLHGALEVADRSRILVETDAPFLTPAPFRGRPNSPYLTPLTVRSMAERLGVDVDELAAETAENTLRAYGSWD; this is translated from the coding sequence ATGACGCGGCCCGACGTGCCCGAGCCGCTCGGCGTGCCGATCTACGACAACCACACGCACCTCGAGATCAAGGACGGCGACGACTTCCCGTACTGGAAGGCGCTGGATGCGGCGGGCCGGGCCGGAGTCGCTGGCGTCATCCAGGTGGGCGGTGACGTCGAGTCGTCGGAGTGGTCGGCCGCGCTCGCGACGCAGGATCGGCGCGTGCTCGCGGCCGTCGCCCTCCACCCGAACGAGGCGCCCGGCTACGCCGAGGCCGGCACGCTCGACGAGGCGCTCGCGGTGATCGACCGGCTCGCGGCCGAGCCGCGCGTGCGCGCGGTCGGCGAGACGGGGCTCGACTTCTTCCGCACGGGCGAGGACGGCCGGCGCGCGCAGCACGAGTCGTTCGAGGCGCACATCGAGATCGCGAAGCGGCACGGGATCGCGCTGCAGATCCACGACCGCGACGCGCACGACGCGGTCGTCGAGACGCTGCTCCGGGTCGGTGCGCCCGAGACGACCGTCTTCCACTGCTTCTCGGGCGATGCGGCGCTCGCGCGCACCGCCGCCGAGCACGGCTGGTACCTCTCGTTCGCGGGCACCGTGACGTTCTCGAACGCGAAGAACCTGCACGGTGCGCTCGAGGTGGCCGACCGCAGCCGCATCCTCGTCGAGACGGATGCGCCGTTCCTGACGCCCGCGCCCTTCCGCGGGCGCCCGAACAGCCCGTACCTGACCCCGCTCACCGTGCGGTCCATGGCCGAGCGGCTCGGCGTCGACGTCGACGAGCTCGCGGCCGAGACGGCCGAGAACACGCTGCGCGCCTACGGCAGCTGGGACTGA